A region of Anolis sagrei isolate rAnoSag1 chromosome 2, rAnoSag1.mat, whole genome shotgun sequence DNA encodes the following proteins:
- the LOC137096136 gene encoding uncharacterized protein → MPGPSFPAPIPCQIYDYRLIPLGLGGTLPGSNRPRDLVHKRSRHAHKCARASRGGQRSEVFRKGGDRKGHSSTYRQHHGNVLLEQAGGHSFRTLAGPLPENMELVHQQGNPSHSHSPPGGGQRSRRCPEQEPHVPPRVVPERGGISRPVQTLGHADSGPVCDSSKHQVPAVLLPLSSDSANRLSGGCIPTQLGGQTGLCISPVSSATPGGCKNQKGQRTLHPGDALVASPTLVCPPPPVVTEQPPSVSSQARSTDVSGGAGTVSRSAATRAYSLAPVAEPLTALSDLSGPVLSIIEAAHRPSTKRSYLYKWARFKNFTTQRGVTPEKASISLVLDFLVSLFDAGLSGSSLKCYLAAISWFRRKAGLPSCFGDPVVRTFLRGVANTRPCVAPVSPSWSLELVLAVLMRPPFEPLATIDLPYLSWKVAFLVAITSARRASELCALRVDPPYLKFHKDKVVLRTDISFLPKVSTTFHMSQEIVLPSFFQNPTTPLEKGWHCLDVRRALAFYVDRTAGIRKTPRLFIKYRKDERGLPLSSQRFSSWVVSAIKLCYKLSGKDLPQQVRGHSTRAMSTSVAFMKGVPLDAICRAAIWTTPVSFVSHYKVDVVSRRAADFGRSVLFSAVA, encoded by the coding sequence ATGCCAGGGCCTTCCTTTCCAGCCCCCATCCCCTGTCAGATCTATGACTACAGACTCATCCCTCTCGGGTTGGGGGGCACACTCCCAGGGTCTAATCGCCCACGGGATTTGGTCCACAAACGAAGCAGGCATGCACATAAATGTGCTAGAGCTTCTCGCGGTGGACAGAGGTCTGAAGTCTTTCGAAAGGGTGGTGACAGGAAAGGTCATTCAAGTACTTACCGACAACACCACGGTAATGTACTACTTGAACAAGCAGGGGGGCACTCATTCAGGACCCTTGCTGGACCTTTGCCTGAAAATATGGAATTGGTGCATCAACAGGGGAACCCATCTCATAGTCACTCACCTCCCGGGGGTGGACAACGGTCTCGCAGATGTCCTGAGCAGGAGCCCCATGTCCCACCACGAGTGGTCCCTGAACGGGGAGGTATCAGCCGACCTGTTCAGACTCTGGGGCACGCCGACAGTGGACCTGTTTGCGACTCATCAAAACACCAAGTGCCGGCTGTTTTGCTCCCGTTGTCATCCGATTCCGCAAATAGGCTGTCTGGGGGATGCATTCCTACACAATTGGGGGGGCAGACTGGTTTATGCATTTCCCCCGTTTCCTCTGCTACTCCGGGTGGTTGCAAAAATCAAAAGGGACAACGCACATTGCATCCTGGTGACGCCTTGGTGGCCTCGCCAACCTTGGTTTGCCCCCCTCCTCCAGTTGTCACGGAACAGCCTCCTTCGGTTTCGTCACAGGCCAGATCTACTGACGTCTCAGGGGGGGCAGGTACTGTATCCCGAAGTGCAGCAACTCGGGCTTACAGCTTGGCTCCTGTTGCCGAACCATTGACTGCCCTGTCTGACTTATCTGGACCGGTCCTCTCTATTATTGAGGCGGCTCATAGACCTTCTACAAAAAGATCGTATTTATATAAGTGGGCTAGATTTAAAAACTTTACTACACAAAGGGGTGTTACACCTGAAAAAGCGTCCATTTCGTTGGTTCTTGATTTCTTAGTTTCGTTATTTGACGCGGGCCTCTCGGGGTCGTCTTTGAAGTGTTATTTAGCCGCCATTTCTTGGTTTCGGCGGAAAGCGGGTCTTCCCTCGTGTTTTGGAGACCCTGTGGTTAGAACCTTTTTGAGAGGTGTTGCTAATACTAGGCCATGTGTTGCCCCTGTTTCACCTTCCTGGAGTTTGGAGTTGGTGTTAGCAGTTTTAATGAGACCTCCTTTTGAGCCATTGGCGACGATAGATTTGCCATATCTTTCTTGGAAAGTGGCCTTCTTAGTGGCCATAACGTCGGCTCGGAGGGCCAGTGAATTGTGCGCTCTACGGGTTGATCCCCCTTATCTTAAATTTCACAAAGATAAGGTTGTGTTGCGCACagacatttcctttcttcctaaaGTTTCGACGACTTTCCACATGTCACAAGAGATTGTTCTCCCGTCTTTTTTTCAAAACCCTACAACACCTTTGGAAAAGGGTTGGCATTGCCTGGATGTTCGTAGGGCATTGGCGTTTTATGTAGATAGAACAGCTGGAATTCGGAAAACGCCAAGGTTGTTTATTAAGTATCGCAAGGACGAAAGGGGATTGCCATTGTCTTCCCAGCGTTTTTCCTCCTGGGTGGTGTCCGCTATTAAACTGTGCTATAAACTGTCTGGTAAAGATTTACCTCAGCAGGTTAGGGGTCATTCGACCCGAGCGATGTCGACATCTGTTGCCTTTATGAAGGGTGTGCCACTGGACGCCATCTGCAGGGCCGCCATCTGGACAACGCCGGTTTCCTTTGTATCGCATTACAAGGTGGATGTTGTTTCCAGGAGAGCAGCGGATTTTGGGAGATCGGTTTTGTTCTCAGCGGTGGCATAA